One window of the Serinus canaria isolate serCan28SL12 chromosome 9, serCan2020, whole genome shotgun sequence genome contains the following:
- the GRK7 gene encoding rhodopsin kinase GRK7: protein MCDMGGLDNLIANTAYLQARKSGEGDTKEMQKRRKSLSLPKIEECKDHRESIAGDYDSICEQQPIGKKFFRDFLETVPEYLVARDFLDEVSSWELAEDNLKSSSMENIVTNFLKEGAKNYLSFMSSDLVSKCKAATAKDYENIVQLAKEETKVFFKDKPFQDFQNSPFYDKFIQWKVFEKQPVTDKYFSEFRVLGKGGFGEVCAIQVKNTGKMYACKKLDKKRLKKKSGEKMALLEKEILEKVNSPFIVTLAYAYETKTHLCLVMSLMNGGDLKYHIYNVGERGLEMKRIIFYSAQITCGILHLHSIKIVYRDMKPENVLLDDNGNCRLSDLGLAVQVKEGKSITQRAGTNGYMAPEILKEEDYSYPVDWFAMGCTIYEMVAGRTPFKDFKEKVNKDEVRRRTLEDEVKFEHASFTEEAKDICKLFLAKKKEDRLGSRNEDDDPRKHSFFKTINFHRLEANLVDPPFVPDPSVVYAKDVADIADFSEIRGIEFDDKDKKFFKKFATGAVPIPWQEEIIETGLFDELNDPNRVVSGGYANGGEAKSGVCLLL from the exons ATGTGTGACATGGGGGGGCTCGATAACCTGATTGCCAACACTGCCTACCTCCAGGCAAGGAAGAGTGGAGAAGGAGACACCAAGGAAATGCAAAAGAGGCGTAAGAGCCTCTCGCTGCCCAAGATTGAGGAGTGCAAAGACCACAGAGAGTCCATTGCGGGTGATTATGACAGCATCTGTGAACAGCAGCCCATTGGCAAGAAATTCTTCAGAGACTTCTTAGAGACAGTGCCAGAATATTTGGTAGCTAGGGACTTCCTGGATGAGGTGTcaagctgggagctggcagaggacaaTCTCAAGAGCAGTAGCATGGAGAATATTGTCACCAATTTTCTTAAGGAAGGCGCCAAAAACTATCTGTCTTTCATGAGCTCTGACTTGGTCAGCAAATGCAAAGCAGCTACTGCAAAAGACTATGAGAACATCGTGCAGCTGGCCAAGGAAGAAACCAAAGTCTTCTTTAAAGACAAGCCCTTCCAGGACTTCCAGAACAGCCCCTTCTATGACAAATTCATCCAATGGAAAGTGTTTGAGAAGCAACCAGTAACTGATAAATACTTCTCTGAGTTCCGAGTGCTGGGCAAAGGTGGCTTTGGAGAG GTTTGTGCCATCCAGGTCAAAAATACTGGCAAGATGTATGCCTGCAAGAAACTGGATAAGAAaaggttgaaaaagaaaagtggagaGAAGATGGCACTGCTGGAGAAAGAGATCCTGGAGAAGGTCAACAGCCCTTTCATAGTCACACTAGCTTATGCCTATGAGACCAAAACCCATCTGTGTCTTGTTATGAGCCTCATGAATGGAGGGGATCTGAAGTATCACATCTACAATGTGGGAGAAAGGGgtttggaaatgaaaaggatCATCTTTTACTCAGCTCAGATCACCTGTGGGATTCTGCATCTCCATTCCATCAAAATTGTGTACCGGGATATGAAACCAGAGAATGTCCTCCTGGATGATAATGGGAATTGCAGACTGTCTGATCTTGGATTGGCCGTGCAAGtcaaagagggaaaaagcaTCACCCAGAGG GCTGGGACAAATGGCTACATGGCTCCAGAAATCCTGAAGGAAGAGGACTACAGCTACCCCGTGGACTGGTTTGCTATGGGGTGTACTATTTATGAGATGGTTGCTGGGAGAACACCATTCAAGGATTTCAAAGAAAAGGTCAATAAGGATGAGGTTAGAAGAAGAACTCTGGAAGATGAGGTGAAGTTTGAACATGCCAGCTTTACAGAGGAAGCGAAAGATATTTGCAAGCTGTTTTTGGCTAAGAAAAAAGAGGACCGTTTAGGAAGCAG GAATGAAGACGATGACCCAAGAAAACACAGCTTCTTCAAAACGATAAATTTCCACAGGTTAGAGGCAAACCTTGTTGACCCTCCATTTGTGCCAGATCCATCAGTTGTCTATGCCAAAGATGTTGCAGACATTGCTGACTTCTCTGAAATACGAGGAATTGAGTTTGATGACAAAGACAAGAAGTTCTTCAAAAAGTTTGCGACAGGTGCTGTCCCTATACCCTGGCAGGAAGAAATCATCGAAACAGGACTGTTTGACGAACTGAACGATCCCAACAGAGTCGTTTCTGGAGGTTATGCAAATGGAGGGGAAGCTAAGTCAGGagtttgtttgttgttgtaa
- the RNF7 gene encoding RING-box protein 2 isoform X1, with amino-acid sequence MADVEDGDEPGAPHSLPGSAGSKAGAPDKMFSLKKWNAVAMWSWDVECDTCAICRVQVMDACLRCQAENKQEDCVVVWGECNHSFHNCCMSLWVKQNNRCPLCQQDWVVQRIGK; translated from the exons ATGGCCGATGTGGAGGACGGGGACGAGCCCGGCGCCCCCCACTCGCTGCCGGGCTCCGCGGGCTCCAAGGCCGGCGCCCCCGACAAGATGTTCTCGCTGAAGAAGTGGAACGCGGTGGCCATGTGGAGCTGGGACGTGGAGTGCGACACCTGCGCCATTTGCCGGGTGCAGGTCATGG ATGCCTGTCTTAGATGTcaagctgaaaacaaacaagaagatTGTGTTG tggTTTGGGGAGAATGCAATCATTCCTTCCACAATTGCTGCATGTCCTTGTGGGTGAAACAGAATAAtcgctgtcccctctgccagcaggacTGGGTAGTCCAGAGAATAGGCAAATAA
- the RNF7 gene encoding RING-box protein 2 isoform X2: protein MADVEDGDEPGAPHSLPGSAGSKAGAPDKMFSLKKWNAVAMWSWDVECDTCAICRVQMPVLDVKLKTNKKIVLWFGENAIIPSTIAACPCG, encoded by the exons ATGGCCGATGTGGAGGACGGGGACGAGCCCGGCGCCCCCCACTCGCTGCCGGGCTCCGCGGGCTCCAAGGCCGGCGCCCCCGACAAGATGTTCTCGCTGAAGAAGTGGAACGCGGTGGCCATGTGGAGCTGGGACGTGGAGTGCGACACCTGCGCCATTTGCCGGGTGCAG ATGCCTGTCTTAGATGTcaagctgaaaacaaacaagaagatTGTGTTG tggTTTGGGGAGAATGCAATCATTCCTTCCACAATTGCTGCATGTCCTTGTGGGTGA